AATCTAAACATTCATCAACGGGGGAATTACTAAATAAACTATGACGCATCCATACTATGGATTATGCAGGAGTTTAAATGAATGGGGTAACCCTCTAAGTACTGGGAAGGAAAGAAATCTAAGGCATATCATGAAGCGCAAGAATCAAGTTACAAGATGTTACCACCtatgtaaagaaaaagattttaaaaaccacacaACAAATCTATTTTgctttatgtaaatatgtatgtagGCAATGGGAAAAAGTCTGGAAGGATATATACTAAATGCAGGGTAGCGTTACCTCAGGGATGAGGGAGTAAGGCACAAGGAGAGTTTTTGTTATATCTGTTATttcttatacattaaaaataaaatcatgggctgggggtggtggctcatgcctgtaataccagcactttgggaggccaaggtgggaggatcactcgagcccaggagttcgagaccagcctaagcagaataaggagaccctgtctctacaaaaaatacaaaattaggtgggcgtgctaggatgcacctgtggtcccagatactttggaggctgaggtgggggatctcttgagcctgggaggtgaaggctgcagtgagccgtgattgtgccactgcattccagcctggggaacaaagtaagaccctgtctctggggaaaaaaaaaaaaaaaaaaaaaaagagagagagagaggaaaaaaagggaatATAACCATGTATTATTtgtatgataaaaaataaatgtaaattgccTCTTACTTTAAAGAGAGCTCACcaaatttaattctaaaataacCATAGGATTGCAATCAACAGAGGTTGATTTGGGGTATGGAGGGGAAATACCTTTTCTCAGAAGTACAGACCTCAAAATTCTGGACCAAGAAGGGTCTTACAATGcagttagttttttgttgttttttttttgtcatttttggagAGAATATACTCACAGTTTCTCAGTCCAATGGTATGCCTTCCATACCTTTCCATTAGTGGAAGAAATATAGTTTCCTTGGAAATTTCTGTAAAGAAACACAGTTTATATCCTTGAATAGGTAGGAAAAGAATGAACAGGATAAGAAAAAGAATCATGGCAACCTTGTCAGGGATATTCAGTTACTGAAAATAACACCTGCCTTCTAATTTCCAGAGCTATCAGCTTCCCAGTTTGCACAATTAATCAAAAAACACTGGCACAAATGATGAGGCGTCTCCCGAAGCTTAACTTCCTATCCGTCCAATCTCTTAGACAGATGATGCCAGTTAATTACTTGGAATGTAAGTATTTTATCCAAAAGCACTTAAGTGTCTAAACAACTCCTACAAATCAATACAAAAATGGTAAATAATTCaacagaaaatgggcaaaagcttaTCATTAtcaacaaagaagaagaaagaaaccctATGCCAGGTAACACCAAAGCTTTGGCCCAGTGTCCTCTGCCGAAACATCCTAGGatttttctttccacttctaTTACAACCGATCTGATTTAGCCCCTTCACACTTTACTCCTAGGTTTTTCTAGATCTTTCTATTTGTCTTCCTGAATTAAGGTTTCTCCTCTAGGGCATTCTACATATGGATTCTAAAATAATCCTTTGCATGTCTATACTTGAACATAaagcaaaaaacaataaaataatcttCCTGTTTTAATCATTTCATCTTTCTTGCTTGGAAACTTTCAATGGCTTTCCATATCTCACTGTGTAACTTTCAAACTCCTATAGCTGATAATCAAGGTTTTACATAATCATATCTTCATTGTTCCCTCATGTGATTCTGTGCAGCGAGATTGGTCTAAATTCCAATGATACCTGTAGCCACGCCTTTGCCTAGACTATActcccattttattttcctatttaacaAATTATAGCTACTCTTTAAGACCCAAGTGAAGTTTTAGCTTATCCATGTAGCTTTCCCTGACCTCCACACCTCAAGGATCACAGATTCTGGTAAATTCTAGCACCAATGTTCTGCATTATCTTTtagtatttaattatatatacctCCCTTTTTATGcctattctctctcttccttcctattACTTTCATGTTCTGGAGACGGTAGCATACTTGGCCCTGGGCTGGACACAAAACGAGTGCTACATATAGAAAACCAGGGACAAAGATGAGTTCCGGACAAAACTAAAGGACTGAGTAATCATGTTAACAACCAACACTCCTACATATGCTAGGCACCGATGCAAGTATTTCATGTTTTCCTCACCTAAATTTCACAACAATCCTGTGAAATGGTAACTAGCATAATCTCCAGTTTAAAGACGAGgaagggctgggtatggtggctcacacctgtaatccaagcactttggaggccaaggcaggtggatcacatgaggtcgggagttcaagaccagcctgaccaacatggtgaaacctcgtctttaaaataaaaaataaatttaaaaaaataaataaagatgaggaaactgaatcacAGAGCAGAATAACTTGCTCTGGGTCACCAAGCTAATAAatgacagacctgggttcaaacccaggcagcctggcttcaGAATCAACTCTCAATCACTTAGAGCATCATCACCAAGATGGGGAGAGGGGCAGGCTCCTGTAAAGAGGGTGAAGTGAAAATGGGAGGAGAGCAGCGGTTAAGCAATGATGTGATGAGGctaaataaaaatggataagAAAACGAGTAAGGGTAAAAGACTAGAGTAAAAGTAAAAGACTGGAGAAGGGGCCTAACAGTAAAGGAgaatgaggagaaggaagagtggaCAAGCAAAGGTGAAAGCAGAAAGTCAGCTGTCAGTATGGCTTGGGGAGATAAAGAAGGCCCAGGAAGGCCTCCAGGAAAAGGCTGCCACATCAGGCAGGACACAGAGGACAATGGAGGAAAGGTGATTCTTACAAGACAGTGAAGGTGCCGTTGTAGGTATTCGGCTCTGGCACAGGCACGTGGCGGAGCTTCTGCTTTGGGCTGAGATCAATACACGACAGCGTCTCATCTCTGCAGGTACAGAGGTCACACATGTTGGTGCTTGCGGAGGCCTGTTCTTCTGGTGCAGTTAAAGCCTTATTTTGGGCGTAAGTTTCAGACTGCACCAGTGAATCCTGAGTAGGTTCTAGATCAGTAGGTGGACCTGTGACTTCAGTCAGGTTTTGACGCTGAGTCTGAACCTGGTCTGGACGAGGAGCTGTAGTCTTCTCCAGGGCTGCAGAATGTCCAGTCTCTGTAGTGGATTCTAGAGTTATGGCAAGCCTCAGATCTGGAGGCTGAGTTGAGGTCTCCTCCATGGTTGGAGACAGTTTTACCTCTGTAGTAGGTTCTGTCGTGATGGTAAACTCCAGGTCCAGAGACTGAACTATGACTTGAGTCAGGTTTGCATGCTGAGTCTGACCCTTGTCTGAAGGTGGAAGTGTTACCTCAGGGTGTTTTGGAGGAGAAGCCGTAGTAGTCAGGGCTGTGGATGGTTCAACCTTTGTAGTGGATTCAGGAGTGATGGTAAGCCCCGGATCCAAAGGTTGAACTGTGGTTTGAGTCAGGTCTGAATGCTGAGTCTGAACATGGTCTGGATGTGGAAGTGTCACCTTAGGGTGCTTTGAAGGAACTACAGTCTTCTTCAGGGGTGTAGAATGTTCAACCTCTGTACTGGGTTCTGGAGTTAGGGTAAGTCCCAGGTCCAGTGGTTGAACTGTAACACTGGATGACATTGAATGCTGAGCTTGATCCTGATCTGGTGATGGAACCGTTACCTCTTGATACACCGGAAGCTGGGGTACAActttcttaggaggctgagttgcaGTCTCCTGCATGGTTGGAAAAAGTTCAACCTCTGTCGTGGATTCTGGAGTGATGGTAAGCCCCAGGTCTAAAGGTTGAACTGTGACACTAGGCGATGTTGAATGCTGACTTTGATCCTGACCTGGTGTAAATGTCACCTCATAATGAGCTGGAGGTCGAGCTGCAACCTCCTTAGATGGCTCTGGAACCTGAGCTGGGACCATCTGCTGGCTTGAAGGTTCTACTTCCTTAGGGGGCTCTAGAGCCTGAACTGTGGCTTCCTGCTGGGTTGGAGAAGGTTCTGTCTCCAGAGGGGGCTCTGGAATCTGAGCTAGAACATCCTGCTGAGTTAGAGATGGTTTCACCTCCTGAGGGAACTCTGGAGGCAAAGAGAGGGCCATCTGCTGGATCAAAGAAGGTTCTATCACCATAGGGGGCTCTGAAGATTGAGCAGGGACTGCTTGCTGGACTGGAGAGGATCCTACCTCTTTAGGTGGCTCTAAAAGCTGAGTTGGGGCCTGCTGTAGGACAGAATATGGTTCAACCTTCCCAGGTGGTTCtgatggctgagctggtatctcCTGTCGTGGAGGAGGAGTGATCTCTTCCGTGGACTTCGGAGGATAACCTGAGGCTTCCTGCTGGGTTGCAGATAGTTCAACCTCCTTAAGGGGCAATGGTGGCTCAGCTGGGAACTCTTGCCAGACTGGAGAAGGTTCTACCTCCTTAGGGGAATCTGGAGTCTGAGTTGTGGCCTCCTGCTGGACTGGAGTTTCAATCTTTTCAGGAGAATGCAGAGGTGAGGAACGGAGATCAGGCTGGACTAGAGAAAAGTCTGCCCGCTCAGTGGGAATAGGAGGGTTGTCTTGATGGACTGGAGAGTCAGTCTTTTCAGGAGAATGCAGAGTTGAGGAACGGAGATCAGGCTGGACTAGAGAAAAGCCTGCCTGCTCAGTGGGAATAGGAGGGTTGTCCTGCTGGACTGGAGATTCAATCTTTTCAGGAGAATGCAGAGGTGGGGAACGGAGATCAGGCTGGACTAGAGAAAAGTCTGCCCGCTCAGTGGGAATAGGAGGGTTGTCCTGCTGGACTGGAGATTCAATCTTTTCAGGAGAATGTAGAGGTGGGGAACGGAGATCAGGCTGGACTACAGAAAAGTCTGCCCGCTCAGTGGGAATAGGAGGGTTGTCCTGCTGGACTGGAGATCCAATCTTTTCAGGAGAATGCAGAGGTGAGGAACGGAGATCAGGCTGGACTACAGAAAAGTCTGCCCGCTCAGTGGGAATAGGAAGGCTGTCCTGCTGGACTGGAATTGGTTTGACCTCTGTATCTACAGTGACTGCTGTAGGTATGGGAAGCTCCAGATCCACATTTTTAACTGTGGTATTAGGCAAAGGTGAATTACTTCTGAATACTGGAGACAGATCTAGAGGTGAAAATACCATCTCATTACTCAATGGACTGAGCTGAGTTGGAGGCTGAGTTGTGGGCTCTTGATGGACTGGAGGAAGTTCATCATTTTCAGGGGAATTTAGCTGCTGAATTATAAACTCTTGCTGATCTTTCAAATGTTGAAACTGCTCAGAGGACATTAAGGACTGAGCTGGGGTCCCCTGTTGGGTTAAAATTTCAACCTCATCAGTGAGATCTGGATTCACTGTAACCATGTGATGCACAGGTTTAACAATGACATCGTGCAATGTTGGAGGCTGAACTTGGTCATGACTTAGAGGAGAAACTGGTACCTCATGATGCTCTGGAGGTTGAGCTACAACTTCATTAGGGAGCTGTGGAGTCTGAGCTGGCGCCTTGTGCTGGATGAGAGGAGACTCAACCTCCTCAGGGGTCTGTGGATGCTCAgctgcagcctcctcctgggTTGGAGAGGGGTTCTCATCCTTAATAGGTTCTGGAGACTCAACTGAAGTCTCCTGTAGAATTGGTAAAGGTCCTACCTCTTCCAATGACTCTGGAAGCAGAGGTGGGCCCCCGTGCTGGGTGGTGGAAGGTTCTACATCCTTAACTGGCCCTGAGAGCTGAGCTATAGCCTCCTGGTGGATTGGAGAAGTTCCCATCTCTGCAGTAAGCTCTGTTGCTAAGGTGAGCTGCATGTCTGGAGGCTTAAGAGTGACACTGGGAAAATCTGAATGCTGAGCTTGATGGTGACCTGCAGGTAAAACTGTTACTTCGTGatgttctggaggctgagctggggtcTCCTGCTGGGCTGGAGAAGACTCAGAAGGTTGAGCTGGCTGCTCCTGCTCACTGGGGGAAAGTTCAGGCTCCATAGGAGGACCTGGAGGCCCAGTTGGGGTCTCCTCTTGTATTACAGAAGGTTCCATTgcttctggaggctgagctggggtcTCCTCCTGGGTCTGAGAAGGTTCAAGCTCCCCAGAAGATTCAGAAGGCTGAGCTGGCTGCTCCTGCTCACTGAGGGAAAGTTCAGGCTCCATAGGAAGACCTGGAGGCTCAGTTGGGGCCTCCTGTTGGGTTGCAGAAGGTTCTACCTCCTCTAGATGCTGGGTTGGGGGCTCCTGCTGGGTTGAAGAAGGTTCTACCTCCTCAGGGAGCTGTGGAAGCCGCGCTGAGGCTTCTTGCTGGCGTGAAGAGGACTGGAGCTCTTCAAGGGTCTCTGGATTTTGAGATTCAGGCTCTAGATGGAATTGAGACAGTCCAACTTGCTCAGGGGGCCCTGGAGGCTCATCTGAGTTCACCTGGAGTTCTGGCGGCAGGCTGCCGGGATACAGCATATCCATACTTGAATCTAAATACTCATCCTGCAATGTTTGTTTCTGATGCTGAGGTTTTGATACAAATCGATGTGGAATTCCCACAATCTTAGCAAGGCTCCAATGCTGAGCTGGATCTTTTTTCAGGTACTTGGGAGAAACTATAAACTTCGTTGCTTTTGAATACTGACTGTCTAGAGGTGGAACAAGTATTTCATCTGCCTGATGATCTGCAGCCTGATCTAGCTCTGCAGTTTGAACATTACTTTTGTGGTGACGAGGCTGAACTAGGGTCTGCTTCTGATCCCAGCCGAGCATTGGACCCACCTGTGGGAGGCTTTCTTGCCGAGTCAGCTTGTCATTCAGATCCGGGTGTGCAGACGGGAAGTGCTCGGGCCCCGCAGGCAGCTCTCCAGCTGAATCTGTGTCCAGAAATGGAACCAAATTCTCAACCGATTCCTGGGGCGGGGCTGACCTCTTGGAGGAAGCAGAGGACCCCAGGTAATCAAAGCCCCCCGGGTCTGCCGAGGGAGTACGCGCATGGAGAGATTTCCATGGGAGATCGGAGGAGCGGGAATACTGGGGCTCAGTCGGCCCCAGGGGGTTAGAGGTCAGCTGGAGCGGGTCCTTGACCCTCTCCAGAGGCTGAGCCTCCTGGATTAGTAGCCACAATAGTTGCCACGTGAGAAGGGGCCATAGGGCCCAGAGACGTAAGCGGAACATGATAAGCACTGGCGCCACGCATTGAGCGGGAACCATTCTGGCAGCCCCTAGAGGCTGGCGTCCCTGACAAGCACGCGCCCCGCCCCGTCCTTTATGACACCTTTATTTACACTACCTTTATTAGGCTCAGGTCCAGATCTGCTCCATGTCACCAGGGCGATCTTATGTCACAATCCCGCCCAAGCCCACCTTCCCCCCCGTGTCCCCTCCCCTTAGCTAGGAAGGATTTGGGCCGCAGACCCGGGTGGGTCCCAGGACTCCAGCAgcctggtggggtggggtggggtggagtggggtgggggcacGGCAGAGCTTCCCAGGGAAGTCACAGGACCTTGCCTCAGGATATTCAGAAGTGCTAGCCCAGTTCTGGCAGCCTGAACTCTTCCTCTGCCAAGGTGAAATCTGAGAATACTCCTCCTTTCAGGGAGAGCAAGTGACCTGCAAAATGTGTGTCAGTTACAGTGGCAGGCAGAACGCACATTACAGTCATTTATTGCAAAATGTTGCCATTTTCGCTAAACTTTCTATATCTTTTGTTGCATGTTTGATCATTGATTCACGACCCTATTGGGTAGGGGCCGCCAGGGAATAAGCGAGGACTCCAGATTTTCTGTAGGAGGGCTGTTGGGGTGGGGAATTCAGTCCGGGAGAGAAGACTTCAATCCGAGTGAAGAGCCCTTTGCACTAGCCTGGGAGGAGGCTGAATGTCATCCTGCCTTGACTTACCACATTACCCTAGAAGTTACAGTGCCACCCTTCAGAGGTCTACCCTGTGTGCACACATGGAGAAGAGGCTTAGGTTGTTAAGTCAGCATGCTAAATAAGTTCCTGAAATGTGACTATAAACTTGAACCCAACTGACTTCCCCCACAGCCATTCTTAACCTATCTTATTACTGACTGATTGGCATAATTACCAGTGGTGTAAACTCCAAGAAGGTGCTTCATCTTACTCCAGTGCCTAGCATAGGCATATGGTGCATAGTGAtggtttaaaaaattgaagtggggccaggcaccgtggctcacgtctgtaatcctggaactttgggaggccgagatgggtggatcactgaggtcagaagttcaagaccagcctgaccaacatggtgaaactccatctttactaaaaatacaaaattagccaggcatggtggcacatgcttgtaatcccagctactcaggagactaaggcagaagactgacttgaacccaggaggcggaggatgcagtggggtgagatcattccattgcactctagcctgggtgacagagtgagactcatctcaacaaaataaaataaaataaaatagaagggaTTCCAAGATTTGCCTCATTTAGGGATGGATCTATTGTTATAATCAGATTTCTGAAATCAGTGCTAACTTCCTCTCACATTTCACAGGaagctagatttttttaaagcttgaagTCTCCTTGGTGGGTTTTacttaaattaatataattattttggccgggcatggtggctcacacctgtaatctcagcactttggaaggccgaggtgggcagatcacctgaggtcaggagtttgagacaagcctggccaagatagtgaaaccctgtttctattaaaagtacaaaaattagctgggcatggtggcaggttcctgtaatctaactattcgggaggctgaggaacatgaattgcttgaacccagaagtcggagttgcagtgagccgacatcaagccactgcactccagcctggctgacagaatgaAGGTTTGTCtcaaattcaacagccctttatgctaaaaaccctcaataaactaggtattgacggaatgtatctcaaaataataaaagctatttatgacaaaccaacagccaatatcatactgaatgggcaaaaactggaagcattccctctgaaatctggaactagacaaggatgccctctctcaccactcctattcaatatagtactggaagttctagctagagcaatcaggcaagaaaaagaaagggtattcaaataggaaaggaggaagtcaaattgtctctatttgcagatgacataattgtatatctagaagaccccatcgtctcagcccaaaatctcctgaaactgataagcaacttcagcaaagtctcaggatacaaaatcaacgtgcaaaaatcacaagcattcctatacaccagtaacagacttaaagagagacaaatcaagaacaaactgccattcacaagtgctacaaagagaataaaatacctaggaatacaactaacaaggaacgtaaaggacctcttcaaggagaactacaagccactgctcaacgaaataagagaggacacaaacagatggagaaacattccatgttcatggctaggaagaatcaatatcgtgaaaatggccatactgcccaaagtaatttacagattcaacactattcccatcaagctaccaatgtccttcttcacagaactggaaaaaaacaccttaaacttcatatggaaccaaaagagagcccgcatagccaagtcaattctaagcaaaaagaacaaagcaggaggcatcacattaccagacttcaaactatactacaaggctacagtaatccaaacagcatggtactggtaccaaaacagagatacagaccaatggaacaga
This is a stretch of genomic DNA from Saimiri boliviensis isolate mSaiBol1 chromosome 17, mSaiBol1.pri, whole genome shotgun sequence. It encodes these proteins:
- the LOC101028810 gene encoding leucine-rich repeat-containing protein 37A3 codes for the protein MVPAQCVAPVLIMFRLRLWALWPLLTWQLLWLLIQEAQPLERVKDPLQLTSNPLGPTEPQYSRSSDLPWKSLHARTPSADPGGFDYLGSSASSKRSAPPQESVENLVPFLDTDSAGELPAGPEHFPSAHPDLNDKLTRQESLPQVGPMLGWDQKQTLVQPRHHKSNVQTAELDQAADHQADEILVPPLDSQYSKATKFIVSPKYLKKDPAQHWSLAKIVGIPHRFVSKPQHQKQTLQDEYLDSSMDMLYPGSLPPELQVNSDEPPGPPEQVGLSQFHLEPESQNPETLEELQSSSRQQEASARLPQLPEEVEPSSTQQEPPTQHLEEVEPSATQQEAPTEPPGLPMEPELSLSEQEQPAQPSESSGELEPSQTQEETPAQPPEAMEPSVIQEETPTGPPGPPMEPELSPSEQEQPAQPSESSPAQQETPAQPPEHHEVTVLPAGHHQAQHSDFPSVTLKPPDMQLTLATELTAEMGTSPIHQEAIAQLSGPVKDVEPSTTQHGGPPLLPESLEEVGPLPILQETSVESPEPIKDENPSPTQEEAAAEHPQTPEEVESPLIQHKAPAQTPQLPNEVVAQPPEHHEHSTSPSVTVQPLDLGLTITPESTTEVELFPTMQETATQPPKKVVPQLPVYQEVTVPSPDQDQAQHSMSSSVTVQPLDLGLTLTPEPSTEVEHSTPLKKTVVPSKHPKVTLPHPDHVQTQHSDLTQTTVQPLDPGLTITPESTTKVEPSTALTTTASPPKHPEVTLPPSDKGQTQHANLTQVIVQSLDLEFTITTEPTTEVKLSPTMEETSTQPPDLRLAITLESTTETGHSAALEKTTAPRPDQVQTQRQNLTEVTGPPTDLEPTQDSLVQSETYAQNKALTAPEEQASASTNMCDLCTCRDETLSCIDLSPKQKLRHVPVPEPNTYNGTFTVLNFQGNYISSTNGKVWKAYHWTEKLILSENYLTELHKDSFEGLLSLQYLDLSCNKIQSIERYTFESLPFLQSINLGCNLLTELSFGTFQAWHGMQFLHNLILNRNPLTTVEDPYLFKLPALKYLDMGTTQVPLTTVKNILMMTLELEKLILPSHMACCLCQFKNSIEVVCKTVKLHCNSACLTNTTHCLEEASIGNPKGEFMKVLQARKKHTSTELTIEPEMPSDSNGINLSGFVSEQLDINDESDVISALNYILPYFSAGNLEDVEATLLPFIKLLFSDSQDGDRPLGILKNNAKSPSLQPASNNSTYKNKLRKLYSLENMLDAEIQEKIDEVKREEKTAMLVQSSVLGPKFKRQIFRTKLETAQPPENGLAKIQSIGKSLQRANRVLMGPRELEQPHVVQRPEKLVGNTIYTKPLFTQEHKTAVSSLLKPFSMGGPSASTSAKAQREIRNIQKDLTYAIFILENAKARVKNMKAAKPTINSRKKYHFHKTRSRVVHRTPKAKKSRKFRKKSSLNRLMLAKKPPFSAAKSLINSPSEGAFLSSGDSIQKNSFLEVFAPSEDFMETTTAGNAFEENIFMGNTAMPEGTISESTTYNNPPEADSDGTAFNLEPTVKQTNGVQWEYNDLGTDLFPKPKNFNYPLLSSPGDQFEIQLNRQLQSLIPDNNVRRLISHVIRTLKMDCSETQVQLACAKLISGTGLLMKLLSEQQEEKVSKAEWDTDQWKTENYINESMEAQSEQKEQKSSELTKVVPGYGYSKLILAISVSVTVTMFILIFCVITMYCHRRAPKEGEEAFPRGISRYLPHRTHSSKSATQGGFFLRWPLWLRDMYRPLSATRMKNMTRKLHDKESSNEDEIFNRDTGDSEAPAEATTEKTTTGESTAEGEESEALLLEENTE